DNA from Oncorhynchus tshawytscha isolate Ot180627B unplaced genomic scaffold, Otsh_v2.0 Un_contig_7223_pilon_pilon, whole genome shotgun sequence:
gggagagaaaaagacTATAAAATACTTTACAAGACCGGAGCTCAATACCCATTCTCATGAAGTGTACACTTCAGTCCCAACACAGATTTCAAAAGATGTCCCGTGCACACTTcagggaggagtgggagaaggaCACAGTTGTAATAAGGATTTCTGTGCGTTGGACAACCTGTTACTCACCTGCTGAAATGCAGGAAGCCCCCAGCTGCCTTGGCCTTGTGAGAGAGACCGGTGATGCAGACAGAGGAGTCCTCATCTTCACTGTGCAGGGGATCAGCATCGAAAACACCAGCTGGGAGGACACCTGAAGACAAGTGGTGAAACATCTTAGAACATGATAAACCAAGTATGACATTCAAGaacacaatacaaacacacccaTTCTTATACAACAGGCATACCAAACCTGGGTCATGTTTATtagggcacactgtagcaaaagctttggcaaaaaaacaaaacaaattagaGAAGTTCTGGTAGTACCTACAAATTTCAAAACATTGCCCCCTACTCAACACGGCCCTgtggacaacaacaaaacatctccCGACAATGAAGACAGTTCAACATGAGAAATAAGAGAGATTATCTTGTCCCAGTTGACTCACCGTTGTCTCGCTTATCTCTCTTGAGCCCCTGTTCTGCATGTGGGAACAGCCTGCTAACTGCACCCAGTACAGTCTGTAAGGCTGCACCAAGCAGTGGCTGGACCACAGGAGTCAGAGCCTTGGCCGGGGACGACACAGCTCTCTGGGAGGCTGGGACTGTCTTCCTCATGGCTGACAGGAAGTCCCTGCTGCCGATGGAGATAGAGGCCACATCTAAAACCAGCTTCTGGGACGAGGAGTAGATCTGAGGGTAGCGTCTCCTCAGGGCACACAGAGCCGCCTCAGCACACACCGCCTTCATGTCAGCACCGCAGTAACCTAGGAGACAGCAGGGGGACGTTGGGAAACAGAGTGACAATGCAAGAGAGCATCCTCTACATGTTCTGATTACACACAACACTTTCAGTGAGCCTCCGAAAACTTTTGGAATATTTAACAGATTGGAATTTTAAAATGTCGTTTGAAAGAATGGGTAATCTTCTAAAAAATTCTTGGTTGGTttgggagaggagggataaaaAGAAAACATACCAACACACTTGTCTGCCAGTTCTTCCAGGAACGAGGCTGACGGCTGGGGAGTCCACTGTCTGGTGTGGATCTGCAGAATATCCTTCCGAGCCTGCAGTGGACAAAAACACGACCATTTATGTCAAATATGAATGTTTCCAAAAACAGTTCTCCTACATGAAAAACAAAATACCCTAATCTTAGTAGAACAAAGTCATGTTACCTGTTTACTTCTCACACAAGTGATCTTTtatcatacatacagtaccagtcaaaagtttggacagctactcattgaagggtttttatttttactattttctacattgtagaataatagtgaaaacatcaaatcaaaactatgaaataacacatatggaagcaTGTAGTAACGCAACATTTTTTAGTATTTTTATTAATCAAAAcattttatacttgagattcttcaaagtatcctccttttgccttgacagcttttgcacacgcttggtattctctcaaccagcttcacctggaatgcttttccaacagtcttgaaggcattctcacacatgctgagcacttgttggctgcttttccttcactctgcggtccaactcatcccaaaccatctcaattgggttgaggtcgggggattgtggaggccaggtcatctgatgcaacactacatcactctcctccttggtcaaatagtcatTGTCCTATTAAAAAACcactgatagtcccactaagcccaaaccagatgggatggcgaatcactgcagaatgctgtggtagacatgctggttaagtgtgccttgaattctaaataaatcactgacagtgtcaccagcaatgcaccaccacctcttcctccatgcttcacggtgggaaccacacacctcctcctccatgcttcacggcgggaaccacacacctcctcctccatgcttcacggtgggaaccacacacctcctcctccatgcttcacggtgggaaccacacacctcctcctccatgcttcacggtgggaaccacacacctcctcctccatgcttcacggtgggaaccacacacctcctcctccactcttcttattggtgtcctctagtagtggtttctttgcagcaatttaacCATGAaagtctgattcacacagtctcctctgaacagttgatgttgagatgcgtctgttacttgaactctgtgaagaatttatttgggctgcaatctgaggtgcagttaattgccgatttttgaggctggtaactcgaatTTATAatcctcagcagcagaggtaactctgggtcttccattcatgtggtggtcctcatgagtgtcagtttcatcacagtgcttgatggtttttgcgactgcatttgaagaaacgttAAAAGTTCTTGATATTATCCGgtttgattgaccttcatgtcttaaaagtaatgatggactgtcgtttctctttgcttatttgagctgttcttgccataatatggacttggtcttttaccaaatagggctatcttctgtataccacccctttcttgtcacaactgattggctcaaacgcattaaggaaagaagttccacaaattaagttttaacaaggcacatttgttaattgaaatgcattccaggtgactacctaatgaagctggttgagagaatgccaagagtgtgcaaagctgtcatcaaggcaaagggtagctactttgaagaatctcaaatatattctgatttgttttaacacttttttgggttactacatgattcaatgtgttatttcatagtttgatgacttcactattatgctacaaagtagaaaatagtaaaaataaagaaaaacccttgaatgagtaggtgcccactattttgacaggtactgtgtgtgtatgtgcacgcacacacacacacaaataatatGATTTGAACAAACATGACTTCCATCAgtggtgtattcactaggaaccaaacggaagcaaactCAACCAAACAgagagggacctacctgaatgtgTCTACTAgaaatctgttttttttgttgcaaaactgTTTTCTACGGCGTGCACTAATGACTACAGCCGTGGTCACTAAGACCcttgtctcacctctctgtcagGCAGGCCAAAGAGGAACTCTCGGTCGAAGCGCCCAGGTCGCCTGAGAGCTGGGTCTATAGAATCCAGACGGTTAGTCGCTCCGATCACCACgacctctcctctgctgtctaaCCCATCCATCAGGGCAAGGAGAGTGGACACGATGGAGCTGTAAGATgtaaacacatacagaacattattcCCACTTTACGAAGTCGTACTAAACAAAGAGATACCTAATAGCTAAAACCAGAAGCAATAAATGTTTGTATTCAAATCAATTTGTTCCAGTGATCAACACAAGTGTCTAACCTGTGTATCTGGTCCTGTCTGCTTGAGCGGACGGGAGCCAACCCATCAACCTCATCAAAGAATATAATCGATGGCCGCATCTGATATGCCTAAaagatttgtaaaaaataaaataaaacatatttttagtaTTTCCTCCTCCAACTCATCTTGGTTTCAACATCCTGGAACACAATATATTTCAGAACAAGAAGCCAACTTCCATGGAGAATACCGGTAGGTAATGACCTGGTCGAAGAGAAGACGTAGCTGCCGTTCGGACTCTCCCACCCACTTGCTGAGGCAGTCTGCTCCCTTTCTCATGAAGAAAGagaccttcctctctccctgactgCACTCGTTAGCCAACGCCCTGGCCACTAGAGTCTTCCCTGTTCCAGGAGGTCCGTAGAACAAAcagcccctacacacacacacacacacacacacacacacacacacacacacacacacacacacacacacacacacacacacacacacacacacacacacacacacacacacacacacacacacacacacacacacacacacacacacacacacacaaacaaacaaacaaagaatcTACAGCATCAAGAGCAACAACAGATCCTAGATCATTTCACCGTAACAGTATGGATGACTTTCTAAACATTTATTTCTCGCTACCTTGGTGGTTGGATCTTGAACCTCTCAAACACCTCTGGGTAAAGCAGAGGGAAGACCACCATCTCTTTCAAGGCAGAGATGTGTCTGGTCAGTCCCCCAATGCTGTCAAAACGCACCTAGAAAACAACGTTACATCATTTCAATGTTGGACAATGGTTGTCCGGGGGGCTGTCCCAGTTATCTATCCTTTCCCTCTTTCATTCCCCCTCATGGACTTAACATATGACTGGAGCAGGTATGGACTGGAGAGACTGTCTGGTCTACCTGAAGGTTTCCTTCTTACTGTTACTAGTCAGACTTACTGTCTGGTCTACCTGCATGGGGTCAACATCAGCTGGACTTACTGTCTGGTCTACCTGCATGGGGTCAACGTCAGCTAGACTTACTGTCTGGTCTACCTGCATGGGGTCAGCGTCAGCTAGACTTACTGTCTGGTCTACCTGCATGGGGTCAACGTCAGCTAGACTTACTGTCTGGTCTACCTGCATGGGGTCAACGTCAGCTGGACTTACTGTCTGGTCTACCTGCATGGGGTCAACATCAGTGTCTGGTCAACCTGCATGGGGTCAACATCAGTGTCTGGTCAACCTGCATGGGGTCAACATCAGCTAGACTTACTGTCTGGTCTACCTGTATGGGGTCAACATCAGTGTCTGGTCAACCTGCATGGGGTCAACGTCAGCTAGACTTACTGTCTGGTCTACCTGCATGGGGTCAACGTCAGCTAGACTTACTGTCTGGTTTACCTGCATGGGGTCAACGTCAGCTAGACTTACTGTCTGGTTACCTGCATGGGGTCAACGTCAGCTGGACTTACTGTCTGGTCTACCTGCATGGGGTCAACATCAGTGTCTGGTCAACCTGCATGGGGTCAACGTCAGCTAGACTTACTGTCTGGTCTACCTGCATGGGGTCAACGTCAACTAGACTTACTGTCTGGTCTACCTGCATGGGGTCAACGTCAGCTAGACTTACTGTCTGGTCTACCTGCATGGGGTCAACGTCAGCTAGACTTACTGTCCGGTCTACCTGCATGGGGTCAACgtcagctagatttactgtctggtCTACCTGCATGGGGTCAACGTCAGCTAGACTTACTGTCTGGTCTACCTGCATGGGGTCAACGTCAGCTGGACTTACTGTCTGGTCTACCTGCATGGGGTCAACGTCAGCTGGACTTACTGTCTGGTCTACCTGCATGGGGTCAACGTCAGCTAGACTTACTGTCTGGTCTACCTGCATGGGGTCAACGTCAGCTGGACTTACTGTCTGGTCTACCTGCATGGGGTCACGTCAGCTGGACTTACTGTCTGGTCTACCTGCATGGGGTCAACATCAGCTAGACTTACTGTCTGGTCTACCTGCATGGGGTCAACGTCAGCTAGACTTACTGTCTGGTCTACCTGCATGGGGTCAACATCAGTGTCTGGTCTACCTGCATGGGGTCAACGTCAGCTAGACTTACTGTCTGGTCTACCTGCATGGGGTCAACATCAGCTGGACTTACTGTCTGGTCTACCTGCATGGGGTCAACATCAGTAGTGTCTGGTCAACCTGCATGGGGTCAACGTCAGCTAGACTTACTGTCTGGTCTATCTGCATGGGGTCAACGTCAGCTAGACTTACTGTCTGGTCTACCTGCATGGGGTCAACGTCAGCTGGACTTACTGTCTGGTCTACCTGCATGGGGTCAACATCAGTGTCTGGTCAACCTGCATGGGGTCAACGTCAGCTAGACTTACTGTCTGGTCTATCTGCATGGGGTCAACATCAGCTGGACTTACTGTCTGGTCTACCTGCATGGGGTCAACGTCAGCTGGACTTACTGTCTGGTCAACCTGCATGGGGTCAACATCAGTGTCTGGTCAACCTGCATGGGGTCAACGTCAGCTAGACTTACTGTCTGGTCTACCTGCATGGGGTCAACATCAGCTGGACTTACTGTCTGGTCTACCTGCATGGGGTCAACATCAGTGTCTGGTCAACCTGCATGGGGTCAACGTCAGCTAGACTTACTGTCTGGTCTATCTGCATGGGGTCAACGTCAGCTAGACTGGCTCCAATCTTCATCCTGTCCTTGTGAATTCCCAGGACATCCTCCTTCAGCAGATTCATGGGAAGACATCTATTCACCGATCTgttcctgctcttcctcctcctcctctggaacTTATCatcgtcagaggaggaggaggaagaggaggaggacgaggaggtggAGTCACTACTGTGGATGGCATGTCTTCTTCTACACGGTAAAGAAAGGAGTATGGCAGAGCCAGAGGTCAAGAGGTCAGTAACGTCACTGACTAATACAGACAACGTAATGCACACAAATCAATGACCAAGAAACCAGCCATCACGGAAACCCTGATGTCACCACACATCTAAGACACACTGGCAATGACTTACCTATCAGACACACTCCTGTGGATGCCAGAAATCAGAAGCACAAAGAAGTAGAACTTAGGAATGAATTGTGATTTGTTGTAATAGTTAGGAAAGAATGTTAAACTAAACTTAATAGGTCAGACATGGAAGGTAGTAGATACTAGGTTCTTTAGTCCACAGACCTGTTGCCTCTCCTTATGTTGTAAGGGCTTCTCGGACCAGTAGAGCTGAACCCATACCTCCGCCTGGATGGGGACAAGTGTCTTGAAGTCTTGAAGAAGATGGCCTTTGTCTTGGGCTCTGTGGGAAATAAAAGGTCAACCATGAGAAATGAGTAGAAGGACAGGTTATGggaacaacaactactactaaaGCGTGACAATAAATGTAAAGTCCATGCACCGGTGCTGATGGCTAGAAGTATACAGACTTCAGTGAAATAAAAGATGCAAATAGTTTCAACAGAAAATATCTAACCCTCCCGTGGTGCCTGGTATCGAACGGCAGCTTTCCTCTGCCTGAAGTCATAACGTTTCTGGTTGTCATCTTCATCATGGTCATCATCAtcgtcctcatcctcctcatcatcatcatcttcattaCGGTCGTCATCATCGTCGTCGTCTTCGTCATCTGCCTGATTATTTTTgcctccctcttcctcatcatTCTCCTCTTCACTGGAGGTCACTCCATTTTTATTCTCCTGAGGGTCTTCACTTCCTTCCTCGGTTCTTTCAGAAGTCCTTTTCCTCTTGGCCCCAGCGTAGATTACAAggtcctaaaaaaaaaaatttttaaaaaggGGAAAAATAACATTATTGGGGGGGACATCATGGTGATATTGAACTAAATCTATTATAAACGCTGTGAACCTGTAGCATGAATAATGTTGACCTCCTCTGTAGTATCCCTGCTTCTTAGCCGGCGACGCATTTTTTGCATATCATCCATCTTCTGCAGCACGGCCTCAGCTGTGCTTTACGGATACaatggaaaaaacaaaaacagggactGTTTCATTCCACCGCTACCGCTAGCCATTATCAACTTTGCTGTTATAAACATGCAAACCAGACTGACAAGAACATGTACAGCAGTGGTGACCCAACCCTCCTCCACGAGAGTTACTGGGGCTAGTTACTACCGCTAGCCGTTATCAACGTTGCTGTTATAAACATGCAAACCTGACTGACAAGAACATgtacaacccaacccaacccgaCCCAACCCTCCTCCACGAGAGTTACTGGGGCATGATTTCTTCTGCCCCGGTGCTAGATTAGGGCTGGAGGGAAAACCCCTGTGGTAGATGGGTAGCTAGGAGGGTTGGCCACCCCTGATGTACGATGCCTGCTGATGGAGATGTTCTTACTTGGTGATGAGACGGTTATAGAGGACAGACTGGTTCCTGGAGTTACGCTTGTATCTGGTGATCCTGGAGCTGCGTCTCACAGAGCTGTCCTCCTCCCTGGGACGCAGAACAAACTGAGTCTTCAGAGTAGAGGCCTCTTCTTCCTCAACTTCATCAGTAGCATCTGGAAGaagatttaattatttattattaactTGATGATAAACATTGTAGCTGACATAAATGAAACCAATGGTGTCTCCTTCTCGCTGTACTGTTGGAGGTGGCATTGATTCATGTAAAATGGGATCTAGAAATGATCTAGTTACCAGCTTCAGATTGCTTATCCCTGGATGATGCGGAGGCTTTTCCATCGCCCTGCAGTCTTGGGGATTTCCTGCAGAGATCAACAAAATGAGAACAAAAACATTGAGGGTTGTGATGACACCTTAGGTTTGTAAACATGTTTCTGTCGTCATGCATATCACCGACTagactgcgccttcttcacgatgctgtctgtgtgggtggaccaattcagtttgtctgttatgtgtacgccgaggaacttaaaacttactaccctctccactactgttccatccccgctatcatccagaaggcgaggtcagtacaggtgcatcaaagctgggaccgagagactgaaaaacagcttctatctcaaggccatcagactgttaaacagccaccactaacattgagtggctgctgccaacacactgactctactcagccactttaatcatgggaattgatgggaaatgatgtaaatatatcactagccactttaaacaatgctaccttatataatgttacttaccctacattattcatctcatatgcatacgttgatactgtactctatatcatctactgcatccttatgtaatacatgtatcactagccactttaactatgccactttgtttacatactcatctcatatgcatatactgcactcaataccatctactgtatcttgcctatgccgctctgtaccatcactcattcatatatctttatgtacatattctttatccccttacacttgtgtctataaggtagtagttttggaattgttagttagattacttgttggttattactgcattgtcggaactagaagcacaagcatttcgctacactcgcattaacatctgctaaccatgtgtatgtgacaaataaaatttgatttgatttgatttagactaTACTGAGAGGAGTAGAAGCTGATTTGACATACAATGAATACCAGTTATCTGCATAAAACATAAGTAGTTACCTTGTGCTGTGTTCGCCAgtttcctcctctttctcagGGGACTTGGTTTGGCCATTTATTTTAGCCAAGGACACCTCGTGTTTGACGGTCTGTCCCCTGGTCCTCAGGGATCCTCGTCTCGGAGGACTATCCTCCTCCTTCACCATCGAGTGGCCCTATGttaggaaaaaacaaaaacatcagCTGCATTCACATAGGAATCCAGTCATTTGAAGTGTAGTAAGCTAACTTACAGCTGGCTAGCTATAGAAGTTAGCT
Protein-coding regions in this window:
- the LOC112237134 gene encoding ATPase family AAA domain-containing protein 2-like isoform X3, producing the protein MVMLRSSGVGAEPATRKRNRVDLDTSSEFLSLESASQTKSSRLKRGLDDSSSNTENTRNGHSMVKEEDSPPRRGSLRTRGQTVKHEVSLAKINGQTKSPEKEEETGEHSTRKSPRLQGDGKASASSRDKQSEADATDEVEEEEASTLKTQFVLRPREEDSSVRRSSRITRYKRNSRNQSVLYNRLITNTAEAVLQKMDDMQKMRRRLRSRDTTEEDLVIYAGAKRKRTSERTEEGSEDPQENKNGVTSSEEENDEEEGGKNNQADDEDDDDDDDRNEDDDDEEDEDDDDDHDEDDNQKRYDFRQRKAAVRYQAPREEPKTKAIFFKTSRHLSPSRRRYGFSSTGPRSPYNIRRGNRRRHAIHSSDSTSSSSSSSSSSSDDDKFQRRRRKSRNRSVNRCLPMNLLKEDVLGIHKDRMKIGASLADVDPMQIDQTVRFDSIGGLTRHISALKEMVVFPLLYPEVFERFKIQPPRGCLFYGPPGTGKTLVARALANECSQGERKVSFFMRKGADCLSKWVGESERQLRLLFDQAYQMRPSIIFFDEVDGLAPVRSSRQDQIHSSIVSTLLALMDGLDSRGEVVVIGATNRLDSIDPALRRPGRFDREFLFGLPDREARKDILQIHTRQWTPQPSASFLEELADKCVGYCGADMKAVCAEAALCALRRRYPQIYSSSQKLVLDVASISIGSRDFLSAMRKTVPASQRAVSSPAKALTPVVQPLLGAALQTVLGAVSRLFPHAEQGLKRDKRDNGVLPAGVFDADPLHSEDEDSSVCITGLSHKAKAAGGFLHFSRSVLNQPTSYRPRLLLAGRPGSGQSSHLAPAVLHALEKFTVYTLDMAVLFGVSTTSPEEACAQMFCEAKRTSPSILYIPHIQRWWDTVGSALRATFLSLLQDIPSFSPILLLATCNVPHSSLFPEVQDLFCAEYGEVLQVQVPTPHERRNFFDDLILNQAAKAPASQKKAVLAALEVLPVAPPLPPRMLTEKEQQRLEEQEEDTLRELRLFLRDVTNRLSQDKRFKAFTKPVDLEEVPDYATVIEQPMDLSTVLSNIDTHKYVTVKEFVHDVDLIWKNCLEYNPDKDPSDRQIRHRACALKDTVQAIVKDELDEDFEKICEDIKESRSTRGCSTSRFAPSYYHVHPKTRAVDAKSTDAAGPSKESTASAPSAVTTPRPSAAQKKKRRKSRWCNGIIRKRSSPHTSKDHSAVVESDDEERRGAESEEEEGGDAAAESGLEELEITGAEETPMEQEEPAQQENQDSQPMEKDTKDSQTTEEASQATTEATQPRVEEAVEARAGDQSSEGTQDPVVVVGAQENHFLPEGGDNGQASSTDKTEPQRVEVDEENTTEVGVRRVTRGLNYQGMQQVMDVDQEILDQKTKPPVVDHNKLKELLQRAVSKTEGYEVYQLEKLYALLCQSIYRHRKDHDKTALLKEMENEIEDFS
- the LOC112237134 gene encoding ATPase family AAA domain-containing protein 2-like isoform X2: MVMLRSSGVGAEPATRKRNRVDLDTSSEFLSLESASQTKSSRLKRGLDDSSSNTENTRNGHSMVKEEDSPPRRGSLRTRGQTVKHEVSLAKINGQTKSPEKEEETGEHSTRKSPRLQGDGKASASSRDKQSEADATDEVEEEEASTLKTQFVLRPREEDSSVRRSSRITRYKRNSRNQSVLYNRLITNTAEAVLQKMDDMQKMRRRLRSRDTTEEDLVIYAGAKRKRTSERTEEGSEDPQENKNGVTSSEEENDEEEGGKNNQADDEDDDDDDDRNEDDDDEEDEDDDDDHDEDDNQKRYDFRQRKAAVRYQAPREEPKTKAIFFKTSRHLSPSRRRYGFSSTGPRSPYNIRRGNRSVSDRRRHAIHSSDSTSSSSSSSSSSSDDDKFQRRRRKSRNRSVNRCLPMNLLKEDVLGIHKDRMKIGASLADVDPMQIDQTVRFDSIGGLTRHISALKEMVVFPLLYPEVFERFKIQPPRGCLFYGPPGTGKTLVARALANECSQGERKVSFFMRKGADCLSKWVGESERQLRLLFDQAYQMRPSIIFFDEVDGLAPVRSSRQDQIHSSIVSTLLALMDGLDSRGEVVVIGATNRLDSIDPALRRPGRFDREFLFGLPDREARKDILQIHTRQWTPQPSASFLEELADKCVGYCGADMKAVCAEAALCALRRRYPQIYSSSQKLVLDVASISIGSRDFLSAMRKTVPASQRAVSSPAKALTPVVQPLLGAALQTVLGAVSRLFPHAEQGLKRDKRDNGVLPAGVFDADPLHSEDEDSSVCITGLSHKAKAAGGFLHFSRSVLNQPTSYRPRLLLAGRPGSGQSSHLAPAVLHALEKFTVYTLDMAVLFGVSTTSPEEACAQMFCEAKRTSPSILYIPHIQRWWDTVGSALRATFLSLLQDIPSFSPILLLATCNVPHSSLFPEVQDLFCAEYGEVLQVQVPTPHERRNFFDDLILNQAAKAPASQKKAVLAALEVLPVAPPLPPRMLTEKEQQRLEEQEEDTLRELRLFLRDVTNRLSQDKRFKAFTKPVDLEEVPDYATVIEQPMDLSTVLSNIDTHKYVTVKEFVHDVDLIWKNCLEYNPDKDPSDRQIRHRACALKDTVQAIVKDELDEDFEKICEDIKESRSTRGCSTSRFAPSYYHVHPKTRAVDAKSTDAAGPSKESTASAPSAVTTPRPSAQKKKRRKSRWCNGIIRKRSSPHTSKDHSAVVESDDEERRGAESEEEEGGDAAAESGLEELEITGAEETPMEQEEPAQQENQDSQPMEKDTKDSQTTEEASQATTEATQPRVEEAVEARAGDQSSEGTQDPVVVVGAQENHFLPEGGDNGQASSTDKTEPQRVEVDEENTTEVGVRRVTRGLNYQGMQQVMDVDQEILDQKTKPPVVDHNKLKELLQRAVSKTEGYEVYQLEKLYALLCQSIYRHRKDHDKTALLKEMENEIEDFS
- the LOC112237134 gene encoding ATPase family AAA domain-containing protein 2-like isoform X1, yielding MVMLRSSGVGAEPATRKRNRVDLDTSSEFLSLESASQTKSSRLKRGLDDSSSNTENTRNGHSMVKEEDSPPRRGSLRTRGQTVKHEVSLAKINGQTKSPEKEEETGEHSTRKSPRLQGDGKASASSRDKQSEADATDEVEEEEASTLKTQFVLRPREEDSSVRRSSRITRYKRNSRNQSVLYNRLITNTAEAVLQKMDDMQKMRRRLRSRDTTEEDLVIYAGAKRKRTSERTEEGSEDPQENKNGVTSSEEENDEEEGGKNNQADDEDDDDDDDRNEDDDDEEDEDDDDDHDEDDNQKRYDFRQRKAAVRYQAPREEPKTKAIFFKTSRHLSPSRRRYGFSSTGPRSPYNIRRGNRSVSDRRRHAIHSSDSTSSSSSSSSSSSDDDKFQRRRRKSRNRSVNRCLPMNLLKEDVLGIHKDRMKIGASLADVDPMQIDQTVRFDSIGGLTRHISALKEMVVFPLLYPEVFERFKIQPPRGCLFYGPPGTGKTLVARALANECSQGERKVSFFMRKGADCLSKWVGESERQLRLLFDQAYQMRPSIIFFDEVDGLAPVRSSRQDQIHSSIVSTLLALMDGLDSRGEVVVIGATNRLDSIDPALRRPGRFDREFLFGLPDREARKDILQIHTRQWTPQPSASFLEELADKCVGYCGADMKAVCAEAALCALRRRYPQIYSSSQKLVLDVASISIGSRDFLSAMRKTVPASQRAVSSPAKALTPVVQPLLGAALQTVLGAVSRLFPHAEQGLKRDKRDNGVLPAGVFDADPLHSEDEDSSVCITGLSHKAKAAGGFLHFSRSVLNQPTSYRPRLLLAGRPGSGQSSHLAPAVLHALEKFTVYTLDMAVLFGVSTTSPEEACAQMFCEAKRTSPSILYIPHIQRWWDTVGSALRATFLSLLQDIPSFSPILLLATCNVPHSSLFPEVQDLFCAEYGEVLQVQVPTPHERRNFFDDLILNQAAKAPASQKKAVLAALEVLPVAPPLPPRMLTEKEQQRLEEQEEDTLRELRLFLRDVTNRLSQDKRFKAFTKPVDLEEVPDYATVIEQPMDLSTVLSNIDTHKYVTVKEFVHDVDLIWKNCLEYNPDKDPSDRQIRHRACALKDTVQAIVKDELDEDFEKICEDIKESRSTRGCSTSRFAPSYYHVHPKTRAVDAKSTDAAGPSKESTASAPSAVTTPRPSAAQKKKRRKSRWCNGIIRKRSSPHTSKDHSAVVESDDEERRGAESEEEEGGDAAAESGLEELEITGAEETPMEQEEPAQQENQDSQPMEKDTKDSQTTEEASQATTEATQPRVEEAVEARAGDQSSEGTQDPVVVVGAQENHFLPEGGDNGQASSTDKTEPQRVEVDEENTTEVGVRRVTRGLNYQGMQQVMDVDQEILDQKTKPPVVDHNKLKELLQRAVSKTEGYEVYQLEKLYALLCQSIYRHRKDHDKTALLKEMENEIEDFS